The following nucleotide sequence is from Pseudomonas sp. RC10.
CCGCCCGCCAAGTCGGCTTCCCAACTGGCGCCAACGCCGAAGGTTTCCAGCGTCTGGTTGCGGTCGTAACCCGGAAACGCGCTGCCCAACTGGCCTTGGGCGCTCTCGGTGGACTGGCGTTGACGCACGGCCTTGGCATCCAGCGCGCCTTGAGGCAAGCGTATCGCACCGGCCTGTTGCGCCACGGCGCGGGCCTGTTCGACACGGGCGAAGGATTTGGCCAGGTCAAGGTTCTGGTCCAGCACCCGCTGGACGATGCGGGTCAGTTCCGGGTCGTTGAAGCCGGTCCACCACGTGTCCAGCGCCGGTGCCGAGGTGTCGCCAACCCGTTGTTGCAACAGCGTCTGATTCTGGTAGGACGCGGTCAGTGTGTTTTTCGGCTGCTGGTAGTCAGGCCCGACGGTACAGCCTGCGAGGGCGATGACGAGTGCGCTCAGGGCAAAGACGCCCGTGCGTTTGAAACGAGACGCCAGGGTGATCATGGGGCTGTCCTCGAAGCGTGAAACGGAAAGTGGGCGTTGAGTGTTCATGGCGTTCTCAATGGGCATCGGCGGACGGTGCGGCCGGAGGCGTGACCTTGCGCATCAACGGCACCATGGCCACGGCGATGATGAAGCAGGCCATGATCGACAGGAAGGCGTCGGCGTAGGTCTGGGTCTGTGCTTCGCGGTAGGTCAGCAGCCACAGTTGGTGCAGCGCGGAATTGCTGGCGTCGGCGGCGTTCTGGCCCAGTGCGGCGAAATTGCCGGTCACGGTCGCGAGCCAGGTGTTCATGGCTTCGTTGCTGTAGTTGAGGTGCTCGGCCAGGTGCGTGAAATGCAGATTGGTGCGGTCGTTGAGGATCGTGGCACAGGCCGCGATGCCGATGGCGCCCCCCAGGTTGCGCATCAGGTTGAACAGCCCGGACGCCTGTTTCAGCCGCGACGGGTGCAGGCCGCCGAGGGTCAGGGTCACGGCCGGAGGCACCGCCATCTGTTGCGCGAAACCGCGAATGGCTTGCGGCAGCAAGAGCTCATGGCTGCCCCAATCGTGGGTGATGGGCGAGAAGTCCCACATCGACAACCCAAACAACGCGAGGCCGAACATCATGATCCAGCGCAGGTCGACGCGATTGGCCAGAAAGCCGTACACCGGGATGGCCATCAATTGAAATACGCCCGTCGAGAACACTGCTTCGCCGATTTCCAGCGCGCTGTACCCCCGTACGCGGCCCAGGAACAGCGGCGTGAGGTAAATGGTGGCGAACAGACCGATGCCGGTGACGAAGGAGAAGAAGCAGCCGAGCGCAAAGTTGCGGTCCTTGAGGGCGCGCAAATCCACCACCGGGTTGTGCACCATCAGGGTACGGCTGATGAAGGCGATGGCCGACAGGCCCGACACCCAGGCGGTGGTGAGGATGGTCTGGTCGCTGAACCAGTTCCAGCGCGGGCCTTCTTCAAGGGTGTATTCCAGGCAGCCGAGGAACAGCGCCAGAAACACCATACTGATGTAGTCGGCGCCCTTGAGCAGCTTGAGGTCCATCGAGTCGATGTTGACCAGCATCGGCACCGCGACGGCGACAAAAATGCCCGGCACCAGGTTGATATAGAACAGCCAGTGCCACGACGACACGTCGGTGATCCAGCCGCCGATTACCGGTCCCAGCGTCGGTGCCAGAGACGCGATCGCGCCGATGGTGGACGCCGCGATCACCCGCTGTTTGCCGGTGAAAAACATGAACGCCGAGGTGAACACCATCGGAATCATGGAACCGCCCAGGAACCCTTGCAGCGCCCGGAAGGCGATCATGCTCTGGATGTTCCAGGCCAGTCCGCAGAGCAGACTGGTGAGGGTGAAGCCCACCGCCGAGGCGCAAAACAGCCAGCGCGTGGAGAACACTCGGGCGAGCCAGCCGGACAGCGGAATGACCACGATTTCGGCGATCAGGTAGCTGGTCTGGACCCACGCCGTTTCATCTGAACCGGCTGACAAGCCACCGCCGATGTCACGCAGCGAGGCCGAGACGATCTGGATGTCCAGCAAGGCAATGAACATCCCTACACACATGCTGGCGAACGCGAGGATCTTGGCCCCGGTGGCCATCGATGCGGCGTCTATCGGACCTTTGGGTTTTGCGGCGGGTGCGCTGGCGGTGGCGGTGCTCATGGGGCTTTTTTCCCGTCAGCAGCGCTGGCGACGTTGGGTTGCGGGGCGTCTTTTTGTCCGTTGACGTTCGTGTCGACTTCGGCGACCACTGACAGACCCGGTCGCAGCTTGCCGAGGTGGCCGTCTTCGCCGTCGAGGTAAACCCGCACCGGCACCCGCTGCACGATTTTGGTGAAGTTGCCGGTGGCGTTCTCCGGCGGCAGCACGCTGAATTGCGAACCGGTCGCCGGGGCGAGGCTGTCGAGGTGGCCGTGGAACACCTGGCCCGGCAGCACGTCGGCTTCGATGGTGACGGCCTGGCCGGGGTGCATGTGGGCCAACTGGTCTTCCTTGAAGTTGGCGTCTACCCACAGCCCGGTGGCGGGAACCACGGAGAGCAATTGCGTGCCCGCTGCCGCATAAGCACCGACTCGCGCGCGGCGGTTGCCGATCACGCCGTCCACCGGGGCGCGCAGTTCGGTGTATCCGACGTTGAGCCGGGCCATGTCGCGTTCAGCCTTGGCTTGTTCCAGGGCGGCACGGGCCTGTTGTTTCTGGGTGGCGATGACGTCCAGCTGTCGTTGCGAGGCCAGCATCGACGCCTGGGCTTTCGCGCCGTTGGCCTGGGCGGTCTTGTAGGTGGCGTCGGCGCGCTGGAAGCTTTCAATGGACACTGCCGAGCGCCCGGACAGCACCTTGTAGCGTGCCTGATCGTCTTTGGAACGCACGGTTTCGGCATTGGCGGCATCGATCCCGGCCTTCGCCTGGCTGACCACCGCGTGTTGCAGCTGTTCGGTGGCGTCGAGGTTGGCGAGCAGCGCCTCTTCGGCGGCGACGGCGCCTTCGGCCTTGTTCAACGCGGCGACGTAATCGCGGTCGTCAATCTTCACCAGCAGGTCACCTGCGTGGACGATCTGGTTATCGGTCACTTTCAGCTCGGTGATGTAGCCCGGCACTTTCGGCCCGATCACCGTGACATCACCGCCGACGTAGGCATCGTCGGTGGACTCCAGAAAACGGCCCACGGTCCACCAATGCAGGCCATAGAAAACGGCGCCCACCACGACGGCCACCGCGAGCAGCAACAGAATCAGGCGTTTGCCCTGAGCGGGTTTTGGCGGTGCAGCCGCAACGGCAGGCTCGGTGACGGTTTGAGGGTTGTTCATCGCGGTTTACCTGTGATTCTGCTGAGGTTGGGAAGAGGGTTTGGGGAGCGTCTTGCGGTAGGCGTCGCGGCGCGGGCGGCCGGTTTCAAGGCGCCACGCAGACAGGCTGTCTGACGGGCCTTTGTAGCGAAGGCTGTGGTCGTGCATGTTGATGCGCTTGCCGGTGTTGCCGTCGGTCGGCACCAGGTCGACGGCCACGCCCGTGTTCTCGTCGAACAACTCAATGTTCGAGCGCTCGCCGGAGAAGTGCTTGTGTCCCCATTTCATCAAGCTCAGCACCACGGTGCGGAAGTCGCGGCCGCTTTCGGTGAGCACGTAGTCATAACGCAGCGGTTTGTCGGTGTAGGCGTGACGCTCGACCAGCCCGGACTCGATCAGGCCGTTGAGGCGTCGTGTCAGGGTGCTGGGCGCAATACCGAGGCTTTTTTCAAATTCGTCGAAGCGGCACAAACCGTAGGACAGGTCGCGCAGGATCAAGATGTTCCACCAGTCCCCCACGTGTTCGAGGCTGAGGGCAATCGGGCAGGGCATGTTCGCAAAGCTTTTCTTCTTCATGGCCATAGCCTCCGGGGCTATCAAGGGCAGTGCGGGAGAAAAATTATGGGTGTAATCTAACTAAGTGACTTTCATCATGCAAGTCACTATTTCTATGAAAGTGACAAGCGGCTGGGTGTGGCAGCGTGGAGGAGGGCGTTACACTGCCCGGACCCTAAGAGGAGGCTGGTGATGACTGAAGCGCTTTATCTGCCCGAAACCCTGACCCGTGCTGAAGTGGATGCGCTGGCGGGCGTGTCCGTGATCGATTTCGGCACCAATTGGTGCGGGCACTGCAAGGCGGCCCTGCCGTTGATCGGCGAGGTGTTTGCCGAGTATCCGCAGGTACGCCACGTTAAAGTCGAAGATGGCAGCGGCCGCAGGTTGGGGCGCTCATTCAAGGTGAAGCTGTGGCCGACACTGGTGTTCATGCGCGACGGGCAGGAAGTCGGGCGACTGGTCAGGCCGACTCGCGTGAGTGACATTGAGGAGGCGTTCGAGGGGGCGGTACGGCAGGGCTAACGTAGCGCAAAACTGTAGGAGTGAGCTTGCTCGCGATGGCGATTTTTTATCCTCCGAATGAATGGCAGACCGACTTCGCGAGCAAGCTCACTCCTACAGGAATTAGTGTGAGCCTGAAGTCCATGGCGGGCACTTGGGCAGTTACCGGCGCAAGTACGCCGCGAAGTCGATATCCCCGGCGCTCAGAATCGCTTGTACCCGGTTGTGCACGTTGAGCTTGCGCAGGATCGCGGAGACGTGGGCCTTGACCGTGGTCTCGGCGATGGTGAGGGTGAAGGCGATCTGTTTGTTGGAATCGCCTTTGGTCATGCGCTCCAGCACCTGCAACTGTTTGCGGGTCAGCGCTTCGAGCATTTCAGGCTGTAGCTGCGGGGCGTCGCGAGGGGTGCTGCGGTGGCCGGGTTTCTGGCTGCGGATGATGTCCGGCGGCAGGTAGACATTGCCGTTGAGGATCTGCTGTATGGCATCGGTCATCTGCTTGCGTGGCGATGATTTGGTAATGAACCCCACGGCGCCATACGTAATCGCTTGCAGCACCACTTGCTTGTCCTGTTCGGCGGAGACGATGACCACCGGGATGGTCGGCGCCTCGTTGCGCAGGTTGATCAGGCCGTTCAGCCCATGCATCCCCGGCATGTTCAGGTCCAGCAGAATCAGGTCGAGGTCTTCATGACCCTGAGTCATCGCCAGTGCGCTGTCCAGGTCTTCGGTTTCCATGACTTCACTGCCCGGAAACCCGTCGCTGATCACGTTGTGAATCGCCTCGCGAAACAGCGGATGGTCGTCGGCAATCAGGATCTTGTACATGGCATCTTTCCTTTCTTATTGTCTGGCCTGTCGTTGGCCCTGATCGGCATTACACGTCAGTAGCGCTGCTTTGTGAATGCGACCATCGAGAGCGAAAGCAGTACCAAAGTCGTAGACGGTCTGAACGATTTCGATCCAACCATGCGTCGCCGACACGGCTGAACGCCCCGAGACACGCGGGTTTCAGGCCAGTGTCGCCGCCCGTGGCTGCCTGCCCACACCGTCAGCCCTTGGTCTTATTGCAAACCCCTGCGGATGCTCTAGGCTGGCCCTCATTCCCGATAAGAACAAGAAATCGCCTGATATGAGCCAGAGCCTCAACATGCTGCGCAAGTTCGTGGCCCCGGAAATCATCTTCGGCGCTGGCAGCCGTCACAGCGTCGGCAATTACGCCAAGACCTTCGGCGCGCGCAAGGTCATGGTGGTCAGCGACCCTGGTGTGATCGCCGCCGGGTGGGTCGCGGACGTCGAAGCCAGCCTGCACGCGCAAGACCTCGACTATTTCATCTACAGCGCTGTGTCGCCCAACCCTCGGGTCGAAGAAGTGATGCTCGGCGCCGACCTCTATCGTGAACACCATTGCGACGTGATCGTGGCGGTGGGCGGCGGCAGCCCGATGGATTGCGGCAAGGCCATCGGCATCGCAGTGGCCCACGCTCGCAACATTCTTGAATTCGAAGGCGTGGACACCATCCGCGTGCCCAGCCCGCCGTTGATCCTGATCCCGACCACCGCAGGCACTTCGGCGGACGTCTCGCAATTCGTGATTATTTCCGACCGCCAGGAACGCATGAAGATCTCCATCGTCAGCAAGGCGGTGGTGCCGGACGTGTCGCTCATCGACCCGGAAACCACGCTGAGCATGGACCCGTTTCTGTCGGCCTGCACCGGTATCGACGCGCTGGTGCACGCCATCGAAGCGTTCGTGTCCACCGGCCATGGCCCGCTCACCGACCCCCACGCACTGGAAGCCATGCGGCTGATCAACGGCCATTTGGTGCAGATGATCGCCAATCCCACCGACATTGCCCTGCGCGAGAAGGTCATGCTCGGCAGCATGCAGGCGGGGCTGGCGTTTTCCAACGCGATTCTCGGCGCGGTGCACGCCATGTCCCATAGCCTGGGCGGCTTCCTTGATCTGCCCCATGGCCTGTGCAACGCCGTGTTGATCGAACACGTGGTGGCATTCAATTACAGCTCTGCCCCGGACCGCTTCAAAGTGATCGCCGAAACCCTGGGCATCGATTGCCGAGGCCTGAATCACGCGGCGATCAGCAAGCGATTGGTGGACCACCTGATCTCGCTCAAGCACCAGATGGGCTTTCACGAAACCCTCGGATTGCACGGTGTCAGCACGGCGGATATCCCGTTCCTTTCTCGGCACGCCATGGGCGATCCGTGCATCCTCACCAACCCCCGCACGTCCAGCCAGCGCGACGTCGAAGTGGTCTATGGCGAAGCCCTCTGACACCCAACAGTCCGCGCTGACAGCGCTGCTCGGGCTGGGCAATCATTCGACGCGCAAGAGCCATTATCCGGAGCTGACCCTGCGTCTCGCCGAGCTGGAAAACGAGCGCAACCGTTATAAATGGCTGTTCGAACACGCGGTCCACGGTATCTTTCAGGCGCGGTTACATGAGGGGCTGCGAGCGGCGAATCCGGCACTGGCGCGCATGCTCGGCTACCGCGATCCCGACGAAGTGCTGCGGGTGCTCGACGATCTGGGGAGCACGCTGTTCGTCGGCGGGCAGGCGGAAATGCAGAGCATCGCGCAGGTGCTGCAACGGGACCAGAGCCTGCAAGGTTATGAAACCCGGTTGCGGCGCAAGGACGGCAGCTACGTCGACGTGCTCATGAACCTGTTGCTCAAGCCAGACGAAGACGGCGTGTTCGAGGGTTTTGTGGCCGACATCACCGAGCGCAAGCTGGCGCAAAAGCGTTTGCAGGAACTCAATGACCAGCTTGAATTGCGCGTCACGGCGCGCACCGACGAGCTGCGTGAGGCCCGCGACGCCGCCGAGTCCGCCAACCGCAGCAAGGACAAATACCTCGCGGCGGCCAGCCACGACTTGCTGCAACCGTTGAACGCCGCGAGGCTGCTGATTTCGACCCTGCGCGAGCGTCACTTGCCCGATGCCGAACAGACATTGGTGGAGCGCACCCATCAGGCGCTGGAAGGGGCAGAGGACCTGCTCACCGATTTGCTCGACATTGCCAAGCTCGATCGGGCGTCGATCCAACCCGACATCGAGCTGTATCGCCTTGAGGAAGTATTGGCGCCGCTGGTGTCGGAATTTGAGCCTGTGGCAGAGGCGGCGGGTTTGGCCCTGCGTGCCCGTATCGGCCGGTTTGCGGTGCGTACCGATCTGCGGCTGATCACCCGGATTCTGCGCAATTTCCTCAGCAACGCCTGTCGCTACACCGATCACGGCAGCATTTTGCTCGGGGCGCGCAGGCGAGGAGATGCGCTGCGCATCCAGGTGTGGGACACGGGCCGGGGCATTGCCGACGACCGGCTGGCGTCGATCTTTCTGGAGTTCAACCAGCTGGATGTCGGCCGCGCGGCAGATCGTAAAGGGGTCGGGTTGGGACTGGCCATCGTCGAGCGCATTGGCCGGATTCTGGGCTGTCGGATTCAGGTCCGTTCACGGCCGGGGAAAGGGTCGGTGTTTTCCATCGACGTGCCGTTGTCAGCGGAAATGCCGGTGCCGATCAGCGTCGCTGCCCATCAATCGCCAGGCACGGGAAATCCGCTGCCGGGACGTCGCCTGTTGGTGCTGGACAACGAGACCAGCATTCTCGACAGCATGGCCGCGTTGTTGGGGCAGTGGGGCTGCGAGGTGTTGACGGCCACCGATCAGGCCGCCTGTTACCGAGTGCTGCAGGGGAGGGCGCCGGAAATGATCCTGTTCGATTTTCATCTCGACCACGAGGTATTGGGCTGTGATGTGGTCGCGGACCTGCGGGCGCATTTTGGCCGGGAGATCCCGTGCGTGATGATCACGGCGGACCGCACCGATGCGTGTCGAAGGTCGTTACAGCGGCTGAACGCGCCGTTGCTGAACAAACCGGTCAAGCCGGGGAAATTGCGGGCGGTGGTGAGTCAGTTGTTGGGTTAGCTGTTTGGGTAGGGCGTTCACGATAATGAGCGTTGTCGTCATTCCTGTAGGAGCCGGCTTGCTGGCGAAGGCGTCAGATCAGACCCATTAGCGTTGACTGATTCAACGCTTTCGTCGGATCGCCGCCCGCACCAAGCTGGCTCCCACAGTGGATTGCGGAGTACCGGAATGCAGGGTGTTCAAACACAAAAAAGCCCCGAACCTTGTGAGTGCGGGGCTTCGAAAAGACGGCGGGGTACGCCGTCCCTTGTTTCGGTCATCAGGCGTTAGGCTGCCATCCGCCGCCCAGCGCCTTGTAGATGGCGACGATCCCGCGATACAGGTCGATCTCGGCCAGGGCCTGAGAGTCTTCAGCCGCCAGACGCTCGCGCTCGGCATCCAGCAAGACCAGGAAGTCAGCGGTGCCTTCCTTGTACTGAATGCTCGCCAGGTTGGCCGCTGAACGGCTCGCCTCGCTTTGACGCACCAGCGACACCAGCCGCTGCTGACGCTTGTCGTAGTCGCTGAACGCGTTCTCGGTTTCTTCCAGCGCCAGCAGCACTTGCTGCTCGTAGTTGGCCAGTGCGCCTTCGGCATCGGCGTTGGCGCCACGAATACGCGCCCTCACACTGCCCAGGTCAAACGCGGCCCAGGTGATGCTCGGGCCAAGGCCCCAGGCTTGGGCCGCGCCCGAACCGATCTGCGAACCCCGGCTGGCGGTGAAGCCCAGGAAACCGCTGAGGCTGACCCGTGGGAACAGGTCGGCGGTCTGCACGCCAATCCGCGCGGTCTGCGCCGCCAGTTGCCGTTCGGCACTGCGCACGTCAGGACGGTTTTCCAGGAGCTTGGTCGGGTCACCGATCGGCAGCGCCTTGGAGATGGCCGGAAGCTTGGCCGGGGCCAGGCTCACGATCATGGCGTCCGGGCGTTCGCCCAGCAACGTGGCGATGCGGTTGCGTTCACGAACCTGCTCGGCTTGCAGCTGCGGAATGGTCGCTTCCACTGCGGCATAGCGCGCATCGGCTCGCACGACGTCGATTTCATTGCCGACGCCTTCATCGCGCAGTTGTCGCGTCACGTCGCGGGAGTCCTGCTGGTTTTTCAGGTTGTCCCGGGCAATGTGTTCGCGCAGTTGTGCGCCACGCAGTTGACCGTACGCGTCCACCAGCTCGGCGATCATGGTCACTTGCAGCTGATACAGATTGGCTTCGGCCACTTGCTGATCAGCGTCGCTGGCTTCCAGTTCGCGCTGGATGCGGCCGAACAGGTCGATCTCCCAGGCCATGTCCAGGCCCAGGTCGTAGCGTTCCTGATTGACCCGGTGCTCGGTTTCACCCGGCACCTGAGCGCGGCCGATCTGGCTGCTGGCGCGGCTGGTCACGACCGGCATCGCGTCGTTGCTGATGTCGTCACGGATGGCACGGGCCGCTTTCAGGCGGGCGAAGGCGACGCGCAGTTCACGGTTGCCTTGCAGCGACTGAGCGACCAACTGGTTCAGGGTCGGGTCTTCGAACTGCTGCCACCAGATGGTCTCGGTGCGGTTGCGGTCGTAGGTGCCCTGTGCCGCGGCCTGAATATTGGCCGCCGCAGTGTCCGGCTTCTTGTAGTCAGGGCCGACGGCACAGGCCGCCAGCGCAAGGACCAACAGGCTCGGCAGGAAGAGTTTTACAGCCTTCATCAATGAGCCTCCGGAGCGATGGTCTGGACGCGTTGAGCCTTGGCGGCCTTGCGCGCTTCTTTGCGTCCTACATAGTTGCGAATCAGCACATAGAACACAGGGGTCAGCAGCAGACCGAAGAAGGTCACGCCCAGCATCCCGGAGAACACCGCCACACCCATGGCATGACGCATTTCGGCACCGGCACCGCTCGACAGCACCAGCGGCACAACACCCATGATGAACGCGAAGGAGGTCATCAGGATCGGACGCAGACGCAGGCGGCAGGCTTCCAGTACGGCCTCCAGCGGGGTCTTGCCTTTTTCCTGTTCATCCTTGGCGAATTCGACGATGAGGATCGCGTTCTTACAGGCCAGGCCCACCAGTACGATCAGGCCGATCTGGGTGAAGATGTTGTTGTCGCTGCCAGCAATGATCACACCGGCGATGGCCGACAGCAGGGTCATCGGCACGATCAGGATGACCGCCAGCGGCAGGCTCCAGCTTTCATACAGCGCGGCCAGCACCAGGAAGGCCAACAGTACGCAGAGCGGGAAGACCAGCAGCGCGGTGTTACCCGACAGGATCTGTTGGTAGGTCAGGTCGGTCCACTCGTAGGTCATGCCGTTCGGCAGTTCCTGCTTGAGCAGTTTTTCCATCGCGGCCTGTGCCTGACCCGAGCTGAAGCCTGGGCCGGCGGCACCGTTGATCTCGGCGGTGATGAAGCCGTTGTAGTGCATCACGCGGTCCGGGCCGGAGGTGTTGGTGACGTGCAGTAGGGTCGCCAGCGGGATCATCTCGCCCAGATTGTTGCGCACTTTCAGCTGACCGATCTGCTCGGCGTCCTGACGGAATTTCTGTTCAGCCTGAACGTTGACCTGATAGGTACGACCGAAACGGTTGAAGTCGTTGGCATACAGCGAGCCCAGGTACACCTGCAGGGTGTCGAAGATGTCGCTGATGGCCACGCCGTGGGTCTTGGCTTTCTCGCGGTCGATGGCGGCATCGACCTGTGGCACGTTCACGGTGTAGC
It contains:
- a CDS encoding DHA2 family efflux MFS transporter permease subunit, translated to MSTATASAPAAKPKGPIDAASMATGAKILAFASMCVGMFIALLDIQIVSASLRDIGGGLSAGSDETAWVQTSYLIAEIVVIPLSGWLARVFSTRWLFCASAVGFTLTSLLCGLAWNIQSMIAFRALQGFLGGSMIPMVFTSAFMFFTGKQRVIAASTIGAIASLAPTLGPVIGGWITDVSSWHWLFYINLVPGIFVAVAVPMLVNIDSMDLKLLKGADYISMVFLALFLGCLEYTLEEGPRWNWFSDQTILTTAWVSGLSAIAFISRTLMVHNPVVDLRALKDRNFALGCFFSFVTGIGLFATIYLTPLFLGRVRGYSALEIGEAVFSTGVFQLMAIPVYGFLANRVDLRWIMMFGLALFGLSMWDFSPITHDWGSHELLLPQAIRGFAQQMAVPPAVTLTLGGLHPSRLKQASGLFNLMRNLGGAIGIAACATILNDRTNLHFTHLAEHLNYSNEAMNTWLATVTGNFAALGQNAADASNSALHQLWLLTYREAQTQTYADAFLSIMACFIIAVAMVPLMRKVTPPAAPSADAH
- a CDS encoding HlyD family secretion protein, producing MNNPQTVTEPAVAAAPPKPAQGKRLILLLLAVAVVVGAVFYGLHWWTVGRFLESTDDAYVGGDVTVIGPKVPGYITELKVTDNQIVHAGDLLVKIDDRDYVAALNKAEGAVAAEEALLANLDATEQLQHAVVSQAKAGIDAANAETVRSKDDQARYKVLSGRSAVSIESFQRADATYKTAQANGAKAQASMLASQRQLDVIATQKQQARAALEQAKAERDMARLNVGYTELRAPVDGVIGNRRARVGAYAAAGTQLLSVVPATGLWVDANFKEDQLAHMHPGQAVTIEADVLPGQVFHGHLDSLAPATGSQFSVLPPENATGNFTKIVQRVPVRVYLDGEDGHLGKLRPGLSVVAEVDTNVNGQKDAPQPNVASAADGKKAP
- a CDS encoding helix-turn-helix domain-containing protein translates to MKKKSFANMPCPIALSLEHVGDWWNILILRDLSYGLCRFDEFEKSLGIAPSTLTRRLNGLIESGLVERHAYTDKPLRYDYVLTESGRDFRTVVLSLMKWGHKHFSGERSNIELFDENTGVAVDLVPTDGNTGKRINMHDHSLRYKGPSDSLSAWRLETGRPRRDAYRKTLPKPSSQPQQNHR
- a CDS encoding thioredoxin family protein; the protein is MTEALYLPETLTRAEVDALAGVSVIDFGTNWCGHCKAALPLIGEVFAEYPQVRHVKVEDGSGRRLGRSFKVKLWPTLVFMRDGQEVGRLVRPTRVSDIEEAFEGAVRQG
- a CDS encoding response regulator transcription factor, giving the protein MYKILIADDHPLFREAIHNVISDGFPGSEVMETEDLDSALAMTQGHEDLDLILLDLNMPGMHGLNGLINLRNEAPTIPVVIVSAEQDKQVVLQAITYGAVGFITKSSPRKQMTDAIQQILNGNVYLPPDIIRSQKPGHRSTPRDAPQLQPEMLEALTRKQLQVLERMTKGDSNKQIAFTLTIAETTVKAHVSAILRKLNVHNRVQAILSAGDIDFAAYLRR
- the ercA gene encoding alcohol dehydrogenase-like regulatory protein ErcA, with the protein product MSQSLNMLRKFVAPEIIFGAGSRHSVGNYAKTFGARKVMVVSDPGVIAAGWVADVEASLHAQDLDYFIYSAVSPNPRVEEVMLGADLYREHHCDVIVAVGGGSPMDCGKAIGIAVAHARNILEFEGVDTIRVPSPPLILIPTTAGTSADVSQFVIISDRQERMKISIVSKAVVPDVSLIDPETTLSMDPFLSACTGIDALVHAIEAFVSTGHGPLTDPHALEAMRLINGHLVQMIANPTDIALREKVMLGSMQAGLAFSNAILGAVHAMSHSLGGFLDLPHGLCNAVLIEHVVAFNYSSAPDRFKVIAETLGIDCRGLNHAAISKRLVDHLISLKHQMGFHETLGLHGVSTADIPFLSRHAMGDPCILTNPRTSSQRDVEVVYGEAL
- a CDS encoding NahK/ErcS family hybrid sensor histidine kinase/response regulator; the encoded protein is MAKPSDTQQSALTALLGLGNHSTRKSHYPELTLRLAELENERNRYKWLFEHAVHGIFQARLHEGLRAANPALARMLGYRDPDEVLRVLDDLGSTLFVGGQAEMQSIAQVLQRDQSLQGYETRLRRKDGSYVDVLMNLLLKPDEDGVFEGFVADITERKLAQKRLQELNDQLELRVTARTDELREARDAAESANRSKDKYLAAASHDLLQPLNAARLLISTLRERHLPDAEQTLVERTHQALEGAEDLLTDLLDIAKLDRASIQPDIELYRLEEVLAPLVSEFEPVAEAAGLALRARIGRFAVRTDLRLITRILRNFLSNACRYTDHGSILLGARRRGDALRIQVWDTGRGIADDRLASIFLEFNQLDVGRAADRKGVGLGLAIVERIGRILGCRIQVRSRPGKGSVFSIDVPLSAEMPVPISVAAHQSPGTGNPLPGRRLLVLDNETSILDSMAALLGQWGCEVLTATDQAACYRVLQGRAPEMILFDFHLDHEVLGCDVVADLRAHFGREIPCVMITADRTDACRRSLQRLNAPLLNKPVKPGKLRAVVSQLLG
- a CDS encoding TolC family protein, with translation MKAVKLFLPSLLVLALAACAVGPDYKKPDTAAANIQAAAQGTYDRNRTETIWWQQFEDPTLNQLVAQSLQGNRELRVAFARLKAARAIRDDISNDAMPVVTSRASSQIGRAQVPGETEHRVNQERYDLGLDMAWEIDLFGRIQRELEASDADQQVAEANLYQLQVTMIAELVDAYGQLRGAQLREHIARDNLKNQQDSRDVTRQLRDEGVGNEIDVVRADARYAAVEATIPQLQAEQVRERNRIATLLGERPDAMIVSLAPAKLPAISKALPIGDPTKLLENRPDVRSAERQLAAQTARIGVQTADLFPRVSLSGFLGFTASRGSQIGSGAAQAWGLGPSITWAAFDLGSVRARIRGANADAEGALANYEQQVLLALEETENAFSDYDKRQQRLVSLVRQSEASRSAANLASIQYKEGTADFLVLLDAERERLAAEDSQALAEIDLYRGIVAIYKALGGGWQPNA